The following coding sequences are from one Arachis hypogaea cultivar Tifrunner chromosome 7, arahy.Tifrunner.gnm2.J5K5, whole genome shotgun sequence window:
- the LOC112703301 gene encoding uncharacterized protein isoform X1, translating to MPLRSRSFRCRHSCCHLQPALSLFVKRERERERELGSRGEKGETCAQPPPRLCRREAPLPPLRFTIVTVEEASAAAVDCHWRTAAVSLVAGIMDWREGCCLSYCCCFVLLSYSASPSLSIISVKVLLLPMLAIGFVTAPTFIFLLIRVTIVARVTIVATKVVWNCGCGCRCDEPREKRDSTYLIMRIANN from the exons ATGCCGTTGCGTAGTAGGAGCTTCCGTTGCCGCCATTCGTGTTGTCACCTCCAGCCCGCGTTGTCGCTGTTCGTGAAgagggaaagagagagggagagagagctcGGGAGCAGAGGAGAGAAAGGGGAGACCTGTGCTCAGCCACCGCCGCGCCTCTGCCGCCGAGAAGCTCCGCTGCCGCCACTGAGATTCACCATCG TCACCGTCGAAGAAGCTTCAGCCGCCGCCGTCGATTGTCACTGGAGAACAGCTGCCGTGTCTCTGGTTGCCGGAATCATGGACTGGAGAGAAGGGTGCTGCCTCTCCTATTGCTGCTGCTTCGTTCTTTTATC CTATTCTGCATCACCTTCACTTTCCATTATTTCTGTCAAAGTCCTGCTCTTGCCGATGTTGGCCATTGGATTTGTAACAGCTCCAACTTTTATTTTCCTCTTGATTCg AGTAACTATAGTTGCTAGAGTAACTATAGTTGCTACAAAAGTGGTTTGGAACTGCGGTTGTGGTTGCCGCTGTGATGAGCCGAGGGAAAAAAGGGATTCAACGTATTTAATTATGCGGATTGCGAATAATTGA
- the LOC112703301 gene encoding uncharacterized protein isoform X3, with protein MPLRSRSFRCRHSCCHLQPALSLFVKRERERERELGSRGEKGETCAQPPPRLCRREAPLPPLRFTIVTVEEASAAAVDCHWRTAAVSLVAGIMDWREGCCLSYCCCFVLLSYSASPSLSIISVKVLLLPMLAIGFVTAPTFIFLLIRGTWHNGWRRRSALRG; from the exons ATGCCGTTGCGTAGTAGGAGCTTCCGTTGCCGCCATTCGTGTTGTCACCTCCAGCCCGCGTTGTCGCTGTTCGTGAAgagggaaagagagagggagagagagctcGGGAGCAGAGGAGAGAAAGGGGAGACCTGTGCTCAGCCACCGCCGCGCCTCTGCCGCCGAGAAGCTCCGCTGCCGCCACTGAGATTCACCATCG TCACCGTCGAAGAAGCTTCAGCCGCCGCCGTCGATTGTCACTGGAGAACAGCTGCCGTGTCTCTGGTTGCCGGAATCATGGACTGGAGAGAAGGGTGCTGCCTCTCCTATTGCTGCTGCTTCGTTCTTTTATC CTATTCTGCATCACCTTCACTTTCCATTATTTCTGTCAAAGTCCTGCTCTTGCCGATGTTGGCCATTGGATTTGTAACAGCTCCAACTTTTATTTTCCTCTTGATTCg aggaacatggcacaACGGATGGAGACGACGCAGCGCCCTCCGAGGGTAA
- the LOC112703301 gene encoding uncharacterized protein isoform X2 has protein sequence MPLRSRSFRCRHSCCHLQPALSLFVKRERERERELGSRGEKGETCAQPPPRLCRREAPLPPLRFTIVTVEEASAAAVDCHWRTAAVSLVAGIMDWREGCCLSYCCCFVLLSYSASPSLSIISVKVLLLPMLAIGFVTAPTFIFLLIRNQMRKYYGEYTAFGLYMLLY, from the exons ATGCCGTTGCGTAGTAGGAGCTTCCGTTGCCGCCATTCGTGTTGTCACCTCCAGCCCGCGTTGTCGCTGTTCGTGAAgagggaaagagagagggagagagagctcGGGAGCAGAGGAGAGAAAGGGGAGACCTGTGCTCAGCCACCGCCGCGCCTCTGCCGCCGAGAAGCTCCGCTGCCGCCACTGAGATTCACCATCG TCACCGTCGAAGAAGCTTCAGCCGCCGCCGTCGATTGTCACTGGAGAACAGCTGCCGTGTCTCTGGTTGCCGGAATCATGGACTGGAGAGAAGGGTGCTGCCTCTCCTATTGCTGCTGCTTCGTTCTTTTATC CTATTCTGCATCACCTTCACTTTCCATTATTTCTGTCAAAGTCCTGCTCTTGCCGATGTTGGCCATTGGATTTGTAACAGCTCCAACTTTTATTTTCCTCTTGATTCg gaaccagatGAGGAAGTATTATGGAGAGTATACTGCATTTGGTTtatatatgttgttgtattaa